One segment of Terriglobales bacterium DNA contains the following:
- the hisB gene encoding imidazoleglycerol-phosphate dehydratase HisB, with amino-acid sequence MRTAKLQRDTSETKIALALNIDGRGKYEVSTGIRFFDHMLELFTRHGAFDLRLKCNGDLDVDQHHSVEDVGIALGEAFNRALGDRKGILRAGYFLMTMDETLGLAAVDLSGRASAIVDTKVRTRLVGDFQSELAYDFFEGFARGARANVHVKTLYGRSNHHKLEALFKAFARALRFACSRDKRLAKMLPSTKGLL; translated from the coding sequence ATGAGAACCGCCAAGCTGCAGCGCGACACCAGCGAAACCAAAATCGCGTTGGCACTAAACATCGATGGCCGGGGCAAGTACGAGGTTTCCACAGGCATTCGTTTTTTCGATCACATGCTGGAGCTGTTCACGCGACACGGCGCATTTGACCTGCGGCTCAAGTGCAATGGCGATCTTGATGTCGATCAGCACCACAGCGTTGAAGATGTCGGCATCGCGCTGGGCGAGGCCTTCAATCGCGCACTGGGAGATCGCAAAGGCATTCTGCGCGCCGGCTACTTTCTCATGACCATGGACGAGACCCTCGGCCTGGCCGCAGTCGACCTCAGCGGACGAGCATCCGCCATTGTTGACACAAAAGTCCGCACACGACTAGTCGGCGATTTCCAATCGGAGCTCGCGTACGACTTCTTCGAAGGCTTCGCCCGCGGCGCCCGCGCCAACGTTCACGTGAAGACCTTGTACGGCCGCTCCAACCATCACAAGCTCGAAGCTTTGTTCAAGGCATTCGCGCGCGCCCTTCGCTTCGCGTGTTCCCGAGATAAGCGACTGGCGAAAATGCTTCCCAGCACCAAGGGCCTGCTGTGA
- the hisC gene encoding histidinol-phosphate transaminase, translating to MEKVLQAREAVRKMKEYHPPLSGRDGLRLDFNENTEAPSPKIAETLQSIAAAELTKYPERAPVEALVAKYLRLTAPQVLLTNGVDEAIHLLCETYLEPEHEVIIVVPTFSMYEIYAQSTGATVISVQADPDDGFKFPIDQVLSRIGPKTRLITVASPNNPTGTLVPRQDLLKLADVAPQAAVLVDEAYHEFCGETVLASVNRFPNLFVARTFSKAYGLAGLRVGVFAGNESQMQMVRKVSSPYNVNGIALACLPTALADRAFVESYVHQTVQGRGRLMIQLTCHGIPYWVSQANFVLAKIGARHADFVSEMKKRGILVRDRSKDPGCDGCVRMTVGAAEHTDRLLQTLPKVLKAIDWVAPEKSPTQAQAGAP from the coding sequence ATGGAGAAGGTCCTCCAGGCGCGCGAAGCGGTCCGCAAGATGAAGGAATATCATCCGCCACTCAGCGGACGCGATGGCCTGCGCCTCGACTTCAACGAAAACACCGAGGCGCCTTCTCCAAAAATCGCCGAGACTTTGCAGAGCATTGCTGCCGCGGAGCTGACGAAATATCCAGAGCGAGCGCCGGTCGAAGCTCTTGTCGCAAAGTACCTGCGCTTGACGGCTCCACAGGTGCTGCTCACGAATGGCGTCGATGAAGCCATTCACCTGCTCTGCGAAACATATCTTGAGCCGGAGCACGAAGTCATCATCGTTGTTCCGACGTTCTCGATGTACGAGATTTACGCGCAAAGCACCGGCGCGACTGTCATCTCCGTCCAGGCAGACCCGGACGACGGGTTCAAGTTTCCCATCGATCAAGTGCTTTCCCGAATCGGTCCGAAGACCCGACTGATTACCGTAGCGAGCCCGAACAATCCAACTGGGACTCTCGTGCCGCGTCAAGATCTGCTGAAGCTGGCTGATGTCGCTCCGCAGGCGGCGGTGCTCGTGGATGAGGCGTATCACGAGTTCTGTGGCGAAACAGTGCTGGCTTCGGTGAACCGTTTCCCCAACCTGTTCGTGGCCAGAACATTCTCGAAAGCGTACGGGCTCGCCGGATTGCGAGTCGGAGTGTTCGCCGGCAACGAGTCGCAGATGCAGATGGTCCGCAAAGTCAGCTCGCCATACAACGTGAATGGCATTGCATTGGCGTGCTTGCCTACTGCTCTCGCGGACCGCGCGTTCGTCGAGAGCTACGTGCACCAGACCGTTCAGGGACGCGGACGGTTAATGATCCAACTGACCTGTCATGGAATCCCATATTGGGTAAGCCAGGCAAACTTCGTCCTCGCGAAAATCGGTGCACGTCATGCCGATTTCGTGTCGGAGATGAAGAAGCGCGGTATTCTCGTCCGCGACCGCAGCAAAGATCCTGGATGCGATGGTTGCGTGCGTATGACCGTTGGAGCCGCCGAGCACACAGATCGCCTCTTGCAAACGCTTCCCAAAGTTTTGAAAGCCATTGATTGGGTAGCGCCCGAAAAATCTCCCACACAAGCGCAAGCGGGGGCGCCATGA
- the hisD gene encoding histidinol dehydrogenase, protein MKTINGKRNRADLERLATRGALDLARAEKTAAKIVNDVRKRGDSALLRYARKFDGFEGKNLRVSQQEIDAAWQQVTPDFRHALETAATNIRRFCEWQSPQEWIREVQPGVKLGQLVRAIDAVGCYVPGGRHPLPSTLLMTVIPAQIAGVARISVVSPRPAPETLAAAALLGVKEFYAIGGAQAIAALAYGTKTIAKVNKIVGPGNAFVTAAKKLVAFDCSIDMLAGPTEALVVSENGNAAFIAADLVAQAEHDPDALPIFVTSNKKLGEQVIAETKRQSESNRVAREALKRNGYVIVSESPADSMRVANLLAPEHITVPSHSALSEVHSAGSAFVGDFSPQAAGDYASGPNHVLPTGACARFRGGLSVNDFVKLITVQELSARGLGTIAREVTTLARAEGLLAHAQSIAMRTGA, encoded by the coding sequence ATGAAGACAATCAACGGCAAACGAAATAGAGCAGACCTTGAGCGCCTCGCCACTCGTGGAGCTCTCGATCTCGCGCGCGCGGAAAAGACTGCAGCGAAGATCGTGAACGACGTGCGCAAGCGCGGCGACTCTGCTCTGCTTCGTTATGCGCGCAAGTTCGACGGCTTTGAAGGCAAGAACCTTCGCGTGAGCCAGCAAGAAATCGACGCCGCCTGGCAGCAAGTCACGCCCGATTTCCGTCATGCACTGGAAACCGCCGCAACAAACATCCGTCGCTTCTGCGAATGGCAGAGTCCCCAGGAGTGGATCCGTGAAGTGCAGCCCGGAGTAAAACTCGGCCAACTCGTCAGGGCGATCGATGCCGTCGGGTGCTACGTTCCTGGCGGACGGCATCCACTTCCTTCTACGCTGCTCATGACCGTCATTCCTGCGCAGATCGCAGGTGTCGCGCGAATCTCGGTGGTCTCACCGCGACCTGCACCGGAAACTCTCGCGGCAGCGGCGTTGCTCGGGGTCAAAGAGTTCTACGCGATCGGCGGCGCGCAGGCGATTGCTGCGTTAGCCTATGGAACTAAGACAATCGCAAAAGTGAACAAGATTGTCGGGCCGGGAAATGCGTTTGTCACCGCAGCGAAAAAGCTGGTCGCATTCGATTGCTCGATCGATATGCTTGCTGGACCAACCGAGGCTTTGGTGGTGAGCGAAAACGGGAATGCAGCCTTTATCGCTGCTGATCTGGTCGCCCAAGCTGAGCACGATCCCGATGCGCTCCCAATTTTTGTCACTTCGAATAAGAAACTAGGCGAGCAGGTGATCGCGGAGACCAAACGTCAGTCTGAGAGCAATCGAGTCGCGCGCGAGGCGCTGAAGCGCAACGGTTACGTCATTGTTTCGGAATCTCCAGCCGATTCCATGCGCGTCGCGAACCTGTTGGCGCCAGAGCACATCACCGTCCCTAGTCACTCAGCACTGAGTGAGGTGCACTCTGCAGGATCGGCGTTCGTTGGAGATTTTTCGCCCCAAGCTGCGGGCGACTATGCATCGGGTCCCAATCACGTGCTGCCTACCGGCGCTTGCGCGCGATTTCGGGGCGGACTGAGCGTCAATGACTTTGTGAAGCTGATCACGGTGCAGGAGCTCTCAGCGCGAGGCCTGGGAACGATCGCACGTGAGGTGACGACGCTGGCTCGTGCAGAAGGTCTGCTTGCTCACGCACAGTCAATCGCCATGAGGACGGGAGCCTGA
- the hisG gene encoding ATP phosphoribosyltransferase, giving the protein MKIRLGIPKGSLQDATIALFGRAGFNIYASGRSYFPGIDDPEIECMLIRAQEMARYVEHGFLDAGLTGRDWVIESGLDVETVTDLVYAKQSRGKVRWVLAVPQDSRFEKAEDLSDCIIATELVNTTKNYFAAKNIPVKVEFSWGATEVKPPILADAIVEVTETGSSLRANRLRIIETVCESQTQLIANKKAWQSPEKRKKIENVALMLRGAIDAQGRVGLMLNVKKSDLTQVLAVLPALNSPTVSELSNREWVAVNTILEESIVRDVLPKLKDANASGIVEYPLNKIVM; this is encoded by the coding sequence ATGAAGATTCGCCTCGGCATTCCCAAGGGCAGTCTGCAGGACGCGACCATCGCGCTCTTCGGGCGCGCCGGCTTCAACATCTACGCCAGCGGGCGCTCGTATTTTCCTGGGATCGATGATCCTGAGATTGAATGCATGCTGATCCGCGCGCAGGAAATGGCGCGTTACGTCGAACATGGCTTCCTCGATGCCGGCCTCACCGGCCGCGATTGGGTCATCGAAAGTGGACTCGACGTCGAGACTGTCACCGATCTTGTCTATGCCAAGCAAAGCCGCGGTAAGGTGCGCTGGGTTCTGGCAGTTCCCCAGGATTCCCGTTTTGAAAAAGCCGAAGACCTGAGCGATTGCATCATCGCTACCGAGCTGGTCAACACGACGAAGAATTATTTTGCTGCAAAGAATATTCCGGTCAAAGTCGAATTCTCCTGGGGAGCAACGGAGGTGAAGCCTCCAATCCTCGCCGACGCGATTGTCGAGGTAACGGAAACCGGAAGCTCTCTTCGCGCCAATCGCCTGCGCATCATTGAGACCGTCTGTGAATCACAAACTCAGCTGATCGCCAACAAGAAGGCCTGGCAATCTCCGGAAAAGCGCAAAAAAATTGAAAACGTCGCGCTGATGCTGCGCGGCGCCATCGACGCGCAAGGCCGCGTCGGGCTGATGCTCAATGTGAAAAAATCCGATTTGACACAGGTGCTCGCAGTCCTGCCCGCGCTCAACAGCCCAACAGTTTCGGAACTCAGCAATCGCGAATGGGTCGCGGTGAACACGATTCTCGAAGAGAGCATCGTCCGCGACGTGCTGCCGAAATTAAAAGACGCAAATGCGAGTGGGATTGTGGAGTATCCGTTGAATAAGATCGTGATGTAG
- the hisI gene encoding phosphoribosyl-AMP cyclohydrolase translates to MIKIDFDKMEGLVPVVVQDNANGDLLMVGFANAEAYRRTLETGFVTFFSRTRQKLWMKGETSGNRLRVISASTDCDNDCLLFRVEVEGDGLVCHEGTRSCFTKNIEVTPELEVKR, encoded by the coding sequence ATGATCAAGATCGATTTCGACAAAATGGAAGGCCTCGTGCCCGTCGTGGTTCAGGACAACGCCAATGGCGATTTGCTGATGGTAGGCTTTGCCAACGCTGAAGCGTACAGGCGCACGCTCGAGACAGGATTTGTGACGTTCTTCAGCCGCACGCGGCAGAAGTTGTGGATGAAGGGAGAGACCTCGGGCAATCGCCTGCGCGTGATCTCCGCTTCGACGGACTGCGATAACGACTGCCTGCTCTTCCGCGTGGAGGTGGAAGGAGATGGGCTCGTCTGTCACGAAGGTACGCGCTCCTGCTTCACCAAGAACATCGAGGTCACGCCCGAGCTCGAGGTGAAGCGATGA
- the lipA gene encoding lipoyl synthase: protein MAAFAELVQIDLAPRVPKPKPEWLKARAPMGENYHELKKLARKLELHTVCESAQCPNIGECWNHRTATFMLLGNLCTRRCGFCAVPKGRPEAIDFDEPRRVGEAVAALGLKHAVITSVNRDDDNIGAATVFAETIRQVREQAPGCQVEVLIPDFQGREDALKIVLAAKPEVLNHNTETVPRLYRAVRSGARYERTLKLLGNVKTFAPGMVSKTGVMVGIGETTDELLGVFRDLASVNVDILTVGQYLRPSRDHLPMTRYYHPDEFRFLKDEALKMGFRHVESGPLVRSSYHAHEQAESTGLVTLTSPA, encoded by the coding sequence ATGGCCGCCTTTGCCGAACTCGTACAGATCGATCTCGCTCCACGTGTGCCGAAGCCCAAGCCGGAATGGTTGAAGGCGCGTGCGCCGATGGGCGAGAACTATCACGAGCTGAAGAAGCTCGCGCGCAAGCTCGAGCTGCACACTGTCTGCGAGTCGGCGCAGTGTCCGAACATCGGCGAGTGCTGGAACCATCGCACGGCGACGTTCATGCTGCTGGGCAACCTGTGCACTCGGCGCTGCGGATTCTGCGCTGTGCCCAAGGGCAGGCCAGAGGCAATCGATTTTGACGAGCCGCGTCGTGTTGGGGAAGCCGTCGCCGCCCTCGGATTGAAGCACGCAGTCATTACCAGCGTAAATCGCGACGACGACAACATCGGCGCAGCCACGGTTTTCGCCGAGACGATTCGTCAGGTTCGCGAGCAAGCTCCCGGATGTCAGGTCGAGGTCCTTATTCCTGACTTTCAGGGGCGAGAAGACGCCCTGAAGATTGTTCTCGCAGCCAAGCCCGAGGTCCTGAACCACAACACTGAAACTGTGCCGCGTCTCTATCGCGCCGTCCGCTCCGGTGCTCGCTACGAGCGCACCCTGAAGCTGCTGGGAAACGTGAAGACCTTCGCGCCGGGAATGGTGTCGAAGACCGGGGTGATGGTCGGCATCGGAGAGACCACCGATGAGTTGCTCGGGGTCTTTCGCGACCTCGCGTCGGTCAACGTTGATATCCTGACCGTCGGCCAGTATCTCCGTCCGTCGCGCGACCACTTGCCCATGACGCGCTACTACCATCCGGACGAGTTCCGCTTCCTTAAAGACGAAGCTCTCAAAATGGGCTTCCGGCATGTGGAATCCGGCCCGTTGGTACGTTCGTCTTACCATGCGCACGAGCAGGCGGAATCGACCGGACTCGTCACCTTGACCTCGCCCGCTTAA
- a CDS encoding cytochrome c: MRRSFQFSLLPASLILVLGFAACNRKSSKASRPLTPQELRGREIFAANCAVCHNAYKQEPLQGPPLAGMFSKQALPSGMPATDEHVRNTIVSGRRNMPPFNGVLDDKQIDDLLAFLHTL; this comes from the coding sequence TTGAGACGCTCCTTCCAATTCTCCTTGCTGCCGGCCTCTCTGATTCTTGTTCTTGGATTTGCCGCATGTAACAGAAAGTCATCGAAGGCATCTCGTCCGCTGACGCCGCAGGAGCTTCGTGGCCGCGAGATCTTCGCGGCCAACTGTGCCGTATGCCACAACGCTTACAAGCAGGAACCGCTGCAAGGTCCGCCGCTGGCGGGAATGTTTTCCAAGCAGGCTTTGCCGAGCGGCATGCCTGCCACTGACGAGCATGTGCGCAACACGATCGTGAGCGGACGCCGCAACATGCCTCCGTTCAACGGCGTGCTTGATGACAAGCAGATCGATGACCTGCTTGCGTTTCTGCATACGCTTTGA